The following DNA comes from Camelina sativa cultivar DH55 chromosome 14, Cs, whole genome shotgun sequence.
CGAAAAGTATCAAatccagcttcttcttcttcttcagctttagTTCCTCCTTCATGGAAGATCTTCACTAGCGAAGAGCTGAGATCAATGACGAAGAACTTCAGTGAAGGGAACCGTCTTGCCGGGGATGCAAAAACCGGTGGAACCTATAGCGGTGGTTTATCAGACGGGACTAAAGTGGCGGTTAAGAGATTGAAAAGGTCTAGTTTTCAGAGGAAGAAAGAGTTCTACTCCGAGATTAGAAGAGCTGCTAAACTTCATCATCCGAATGTTGTGGCTATCAAAGGTTGTTGCTATGATCATGGAGAACGTTTCATTGTTTATGAGTTCATAGCTAGTGGTCCGCTCGATAGATGGCTGCACCATGTGCCTAGAGGTGGTAGGAGCTTGGACTGGAACATGAGATTGAACATAGCCACAACTCTTGCTCAAGGAATAGCGTAAGTCAAATCTTTTACTATAGAATTTTTGATCAGATGTAAGCTTAACGTTGAAAAAACAGGTTTCTACACGACAAGGTCAAGCCACAAGTGGTGCACCGTGACATCCGTGCAAGCAATGTACTGCTAGACGAAGAGTTTGGAGCTCATTTAATGGGTGTTGGTCTGTCAAAATTTGTTCCTTGGGAAATAATGCAAGAGAGAACCATAATGGCGGGTGGAACCTATGGTTACCTAGCACCTGAATACGTATACAGAAACGAGCTCACCACAAAGAGTGATGTCTACAGCTTTGGAGTCCTTTTGCTTGAGATTGTAAGCGGCCGTAGACCAACTCAAGCGGTTAATTCTACGGTTGGGTGGCAGAGCATATTCGAATGGGCAACACCGTTGGTTCAGGCTAATAGGTGGTTAGAGATTCTTGATCCGGTTATCACGTGCGGTTTACCGGAAGCGAGTGTGGTTCAGAAAGTTGTGGATTTGGTTTATACTTGTACTCAGAATGTGCCATCGATGCGTCCAAGGATGTCTCATGTTGTTCATCAGCTTCAGCAATTGGTCCAACCGTTAGATGTGAAATAAGTTATAACAACAAGTCCCAATAATAAGacagtttttgttttgactGTAGAATCGAATCTTAGGAGACATTTCATTGTCCAATTACTTTTCATGGAAATGTGAAAGGATAAACGTTGTCGTATTAGAGAAGGTTCTTGGAAGTTTATAGGATTCCAGCTTATGTCCTTCTTGACTAAGTAGTTCTGTATAACCAACTAAGCTTGTTCCCAAAGTctcacatttttaatatataataaaagtagTTGAATAAATAAAGACCCTCATATCCAAAACTTTCAAGAAAAaagtctttcttcttttgtatttatatatttcttcttctactcttaTCTATTAAGAAGAAACTTCTTGGTTCGTTACTTTGCTTCATAGCTTTTGATATATTCTGATTCTGAGTATTACTTCAACTCTATTCACTAAACCAACGTTTAGattcttctgtgtttttttcatataaagCTTTCGTCCTTTTGTTTACCATCTTCTTGCCTCTAGATATCGAAAGTAAGATGTTTCTTCTTAGATGCTTCAAACCAAAGTTCTACAAGAAAAGGTGTCAAGTCTTTTGCCATCACtctgttttgaactttttaagttttgtatctttctgaacagtttttaaaactaatcaTTGTTCTTGGTGAATTGCAGCAAATCTACAACCAGCTACATGAAGATTCGGCTTGATATAGTGAGGAAAAAAAGGACTGCGATGGTTAGAAATTATAAAACAGATATTGCCAATTTCCTCAAGAATGAGCAAGATTGTGAATCTTATAGAAGAGTAAATTAAGACTTATACTCTCTCATTTATATAATACTAAGCTTTATTTCTTAcattatggtttttattaatctGTTAACTACTTGTTACTTTGCAGGCAGAACTATTACTCGAAGAGCTTCGAATAATATCGTGCTACGATCTCATTGAGCGCTTCTGCGATTGTATCTCTGAAAATCTCCCACTAATGCTGAAGAAAAGGTATTTACTTTTACTACAAGTCTCTAGATTTCAGTCCAAAAGGTCTCACAAATTACTAacttatgtttatttttcttttgtttccttgacTTTTAGGGAGTGTCCTGAAGAATGTAGAGAAGCTGTTTCCTCTTTGATATATGCAACGGCGTGGGTTCCTGATGTTCCTGAACTTAAGGATCTTAGAGCCGTGTTTACGAAAAGATTTGGAAATTTCACAGCTTCATCTGTAAATCATGAGGTTGGTTTATTATTGAACTATACATTGTCTAATCTTTTGCCACTTTTCTTGCACTGACAGCACCTGTCTTTTTTGAATCATGCAGCTAGTTGAGAAAACTGGATCGAGAAGACTACCTTCACGGGAGCTCAAGATTCAGACTTTGAAAGATATTGCGAATGAGTTTTCCATTAACTGGGATCCTACAGCTCTGAAACTGATGCTGCTCACAGAGACTTCAGCTCTGCAGGTAAATTATGTGTTCGAGAAATTTGACTTAGAGAGTAAAACAtagatatttttagtttttggtttggtcTAATGTCTGAAAAGTATTTAGATTGAAGGGAAGATGGAGACAGGAGCTGACGGTCCGAagattgaaagagagaaaagtatCATAGATGATCAAAGCGAGGACGAATCGGTTCTTTCAGAGAGTACTTGGAGAGGAGATTTATTGTCCAAAGGCAGTTTTAGTTCTAGTTCTAGTTCAAGCTCGAGCCCGAGTTCTCTAAGAAGAGAATCtgtaaggaagaagaagaagaggaaggagattTTACCTTACGGAATAATCTCTCCTACatacaatgatgagaaaacacaggaggagaaagaagagtgaAAGAGTATTGATCAAGAAAACTCAAGGTTTCTTGGAATACAAGGCAGTAAGAGTCTCACAAGCACAAGCAATAACGAAGTTTCCACAACAAGAGAGAACGAGAGAACGTCATCGTTTCAGAGTCCAAAGCTCCTGGATTATGATGACGTTGTCGCTCGTCTTGCAGCTATGCGCCGGAGATAAGAACGTACTAATTTAATAAGGGTTTCTTAGTTCTCGTAGTTAAAACTAGTACTTACTAATTTTACTAATTAGAATTTTCGTTGAATATGTAATTATCCTTATGACTTTGTTCGTTGTAATTAGTCCAGTAGTTGAATCTTTTCACNTCTTATAGAAGAGTAAATTAAGACTTATACTCTCTCATTTATATAATACTAAGCTTTATTTCTTAcattatggtttttattaatctGTTAACTACTTGTTACTTTGCAGGCAGAACTATTACTCGAAGAGCTTCGAATAATATCGTGCTACGATCTCATTGAGCGCTTCTGCGATTGTATCTCTGAAAATCTCCCACTAATGCTGAAGAAAAGGTATTTACTTTTACTACAAGTCTCTAGATTTCAGTCCAAAAGGTCTCACAAATTACTAacttatgtttatttttcttttgtttccttgacTTTTAGGGAGTGTCCTGAAGAATGTAGAGAAGCTGTTTCCTCTTTGATATATGCAACGGCGTGGGTTCCTGATGTTCCTGAACTTAAGGATCTTAGAGCCGTGTTTACGAAAAGATTTGGAAATTTCACAGCTTCATCTGTAAATCATGAGGTTGGTTTATTATTGAACTATACATTGTCTAATCTTTTGCCACTTTTCTTGCACTGACAGCACCTGTCTTTTTTGAATCATGCAGCTAGTTGAGAAAACTGGATCGAGAAGACTACCTTCACGGGAGCTCAAGTTTCAGACTTTGAAAGATATTGCGAATGAGTTTTCCATTAACTGGGATCCTACAGCTCTGAAACTGATGCTGCTCACAGAGACTTCAGCTCTGCAGGTAAATTATGTGTTCTAGAAATTTGACTTAGAGAGTAAAACAtagatatttttagtttttggtttggtcTAATGTCTGAAAAGTATTTAGATTGAAGGGAAGATGGAGACAGGAGCTGACGGTCCGAagattgaaagagagaaaagtatCATAGATGATCAAAGCGAGGACGAATCGGTTCTTTCAGAGAGTACTTGGAGAGGAGATTTATTGTCCAAAGGCAGTTTTAGTTCTAGTTCTAGTTCAAGCTCGAGCCCGAGTTCTCTAAGAAGAGAATCtgtaaggaagaagaagaagaggaaggagattTTACCTTACGGAATAATCTCTCCTACatacaatgatgagaaaacacaggaggagaaagaagagtgaAAGAGTATTGATCAAGAAAACTCAAGGTTTCTTGGAATACAAGGCAGTAAGAGTCTCACAAGCACAAGCAATAACGAAGTTTCCACAACAAGAGAGAACGAGAGAACGTCATCGTTTCAGAGTCCAAAGCTCCTGGATTATGATGACGTTGTCGCTCGTCTTGCAGCTATGCGCCGGAGATAAGAACGTACTAATTTAATAAGGGTTTCTTAGTTCTCGTAGTTAA
Coding sequences within:
- the LOC104742734 gene encoding C-type lectin receptor-like tyrosine-protein kinase At1g52310; amino-acid sequence: MELKLVFNRKQSLFLISCLALLYLASFDTISSESTQNATDIKKRSHKVSCPPDWIIGSNQTKCYAYFRNSTSWEKSETFCGTYGGHLASLASSKELSFVQKLCNGNCWIGGRSLNSTSSTSGFHWSWSDPKTPQWNQSVFPKVPLRTRCGNGNGSSSCRANICIAVTNGSTTPLFGERCNLSRAFICTVDSEFKCRNCHKYVIILAVVSGLILLTTFAIILWLLVYKRSKKRRKSRKVSNPASSSSSALVPPSWKIFTSEELRSMTKNFSEGNRLAGDAKTGGTYSGGLSDGTKVAVKRLKRSSFQRKKEFYSEIRRAAKLHHPNVVAIKGCCYDHGERFIVYEFIASGPLDRWLHHVPRGGRSLDWNMRLNIATTLAQGIAFLHDKVKPQVVHRDIRASNVLLDEEFGAHLMGVGLSKFVPWEIMQERTIMAGGTYGYLAPEYVYRNELTTKSDVYSFGVLLLEIVSGRRPTQAVNSTVGWQSIFEWATPLVQANRWLEILDPVITCGLPEASVVQKVVDLVYTCTQNVPSMRPRMSHVVHQLQQLVQPLDVK
- the LOC104742735 gene encoding IST1-like protein, coding for MFLLRCFKPKFYKKSKSTTSYMKIRLDIVRKKRTAMVRNYKTDIANFLKNEQDCESYRRAELLLEELRIISCYDLIERFCDCISENLPLMLKKRECPEECREAVSSLIYATAWVPDVPELKDLRAVFTKRFGNFTASSVNHELVEKTGSRRLPSRELKIQTLKDIANEFSINWDPTALKLMLLTETSALQIEGKMETGADGPKIEREKSIIDDQSEDESVLSESTWRGDLLSKGSFSSSSSSSSSPSSLRRESVRKKKKRKEILPYGIISPTYNDEKTQEEKEE
- the LOC104744090 gene encoding uncharacterized protein LOC104744090, producing the protein MLKKRECPEECREAVSSLIYATAWVPDVPELKDLRAVFTKRFGNFTASSVNHELVEKTGSRRLPSRELKFQTLKDIANEFSINWDPTALKLMLLTETSALQIEGKMETGADGPKIEREKSIIDDQSEDESVLSESTWRGDLLSKGSFSSSSSSSSSPSSLRRESVRKKKKRKEILPYGIISPTYNDEKTQEEKEE